TTGTTTTTTACGTAGTACAGTACGTATTATATACTGATCCAATCATATTGGTAAACCATATTCGCGCGGCTGGGTTAAATTATTGTGAAAGGATGATTAAGCACAGGGCAACTTATTTGCCTTGGTGAGCAATTATGTTATCCGTTTATGCAGATGAGAGGCTACTACTGTCACAGTCAACTATGTTTTTGTCTTCGATGCATATTTTTTTGACCAATAATATCTTTAAAATCTTCTAAAATCATGACAAGTTGTAATTATTTTTTCATTATAAAATCTACTAATTGTCGATGCTATTTACTAAAAGATTTAAGAATTACCAAGTGTACACACAAGTAAAAGGTTTGATTAAGTGTTTTCTTAAATGATACTAGTACAGTGCCTGTGCTAACGCCACGGCTTTATTTCAGAGATACACATGAAAACAACCGAACGATGATATTTTTTTTCCATAGTTTCTCGCATCAACCATCTAATTTCAGTGCATACACATCATAATTTCAGTGCATGTTGGAAAGATGAGGGAAAAGGAAACAAAACCCTAATGAATTGTTGTTAGTTTTATCCCATCCCTTGGGTGCTGTCACCAATTCAACATCATGCTAGAAAACCAAACAAAAAAGAGAGGGCAGGGGTATGTTGAAAGGAAGCTATACAGCCATATGGTTTCTCTCTCGTGATCGGCAGGAGTACTAGGTGCACTCGCCACTAAGACATTTGTGGACCGTGGATGGTCCATTCTACGTCCGATCGTTAAGAAAACTAAACGCGGTAGTGTTATATAGTTGTATAATTGTATAATAATATCCTGTTTCCAACCTCTTGGAGCATCTTTATAAAGAAAAACTCTTGGAGCATGGGAAACTATAAAAGTGAAATAACCATACATCTTCTACTCGGTGTTGGAAAATAAAATCTTTTACTAGTAACGATGGGAAACCTGTATTATACATGATCGTGAAAGCTGGAGTTTTACACAAATGATGACAAATTTtcatttagagcatctccaaaagtctTTCAAAAATAttactctctaaatcattatttagagtcatttgagTAAAAATTATTTTCTATAACCCTATACCCTCCAACAAACTTTTCTATATCTTATGTGCACTCCAGAGAGCCACCATCGATCTCCAACTTTGGTTAGCAAGAAATCCCGAATAGATTGAGAGATCTATTTAAAGAGGCTATTAAAGGGTGTTTTTTATTAGAATCTTTATCCCTAGAAATTAggaatgatattgctcttagagCAACTTCAAGAGGCTCTTTATATCCTTCTGTCATGATGAGAATAGAGATTTTGTTAAAAAAAATCCTACAATACATTGTTCAATTAGATATCCAAATATTATCATCCTCAATTCCAGattctcgctagccaaagatgaAGAGTGGAAATGGCTCTCTAGAGTGTGCACAATCTCCACCGTTGGATGGTGGAAAGACAAAGAGAGCAATTTTTATTTAAATGACTCTTTAAACGAGGATTTAGAGAGTGGATTTAAGAAAACTCTTTTTTATCGCAAGTTTaagaaaactcttggagatgatgAATAGAAGATGCTCTACGCTTCaaacagaagaaaaaaaagatcCCATCGCCACGAAGCCCAGTGTGCAGATCGCGGCCATGAGCCCACCGACCTACCGCCACAAATGCCATTGCAGCTAAAGCCCACGGCCCACGAAACTCCGAGACGCCCGGCCGACACAGCAGGTCGCTCGCCACGCGGCTCCACCGTCGGCAAACCTCCCCCACCGACGGACGAGGCGACGCACGTCACACCTTCCGCCGGCCTTCTTCTCCTTTCCATTCGCCCCTTCTCCACTCCGCTCTATAAAGAAGGCCGGATGCCGCTTCCATTCTCGAAGCTGCTGCGGCACGCGTCCTGCTTCTGCCTCCCAGATCTTCTTGCCGACTAGCTGGGGGCAGTCGAGCCGATCTCCCATCCCAcaccgcgccgccaccgccaccacctctgCCGGCGGATCGTTCCTTCTACTTCTACTTCTACAGCGTGATCTTTGAACAAGCTAAGACGCCGACGCGTCTCCACCAGCAAGGTGAGAGCCCAGGAAACGCTCCTCTGTTCACCCCCACTCCTGCAGTCCTGTTACTCCAGTTGGATGGATATGGATCGGTTCCTCATAGTGCTTGCCTTTGCTCGGGGACGTGTGCGCGCGCTGGCTGACTGACAGCGCCCGGTTCGTGCCTGATGCTATATGTTCCACTAGATTTAGAAGCGGTTGCACAGCCTAATGGTACCGAGTTGATTCTTCGGATACTCGCTCTGTTCAACCCCCCAATCCAGATCCCATTAGCCTTTGATGTGTCTAGCATTATCTGCGTGAACATCGTGAAATGGCTGATAGAATAAGGACCTGTAAGATTCTCTTTGTGGAGGAAAAAAAATCCATGCCAATAAACAAATTGTCTTCTAGGAATATGCTCCATTCGTCCATAGCATAGCAAATTCACTCAAAAGTGGCTGAAATTTGTAGCTGCATCCTGCAGGGCGGCTTGATCGTATTCAAGATGGGGAAGGACAAGGAAGCTCCCAAGttgaaggaggaggagaagaagtcCAAGGATGAGGTCCATCTCAAGATCAAGAGCAAGGACAAGTCGACAGGTGAGGTCGACGACGAGAAGATCGAGGCCAAGTTTGTTGAGAAGGAAGAGGTCAAAGACTCGGGTGATGCTGCAGGGTCTGCCGGAAAGGGTATAGAGGGGAAGAAAgacaaagagaagaagaagaaggagaagtcgGAGAAGGGTGGAGATGACCAAGATGATGAGaaggtgatcaagaagaaggataaaaaggagaaagacaagaaaaagaaggaaGATGGTGAAGATTCAGAAAAGGCAGAGAAagacaagaaggataagaaggctAAAGAGAAGGATGGATCAGAGTCGAAGGATTCAAGTGGTGAGAAACAAGAGAAAatgaaagataagaaaaagaaggaAGGTGACAAAGATGTTGGGGAGGAGAAACACAAGAAGAGAGAAAACAAAGATAAGAAGGATAAAAAGGACAAAGAAAAGGATGGATCTGAACCAAAGGGTTCAAGTGATGAAAAACAAGAGAAAGGCAAAGACAAGAAAAAGAAAGACGAGAGCGAAGAGATGGAACAGAAGGAGGGCCATCTGGAGAATAAGAATGATGAGGCTGCACAGAAGGATGTTCACATGAACAAAGAGTTCGCAGGAGCTGTAGACTCGGGCACCCGTGAAATCAAGCTAACTGACACTGAACCACAGGAGAGAGAAATTGATAGTGAAGATTCAGAAGgcaagaagaaaaacaaagaggaggaggacaaggacgaagtgaagaagaaaaagaaggatggTGGTGAGGGCGATGAAGGcgagaagaaagacaaagaaaagaatgagaagaagaaggacaagggtgacaagaaggaagatggtAAGAAGAAAGAGGGTGATGGCGAGGAAGACGGAGaaggtaagaagaaagacaaggagaagaaagagaagaagaaagacaagggtGCAAAGGAGAAGACGACCGATCCAGTGAAGCTGAAAGCAAAACTGGAGAAGGTGGATGCCAAATTGCAAGACCTACAGGCTAAGAAAGAAGATATCCTGAGGCAGCTGAAAGGGCTGGAAGAAAGCGGCAAGGGAAAGACCAATGAAGAGAAGCCTGCACATGTACAGGAGGACGAAGGAAAGGATACGGCAGAGGTGCCTGCACATATACTGGAACAGGGTGGAGAGAGCAAGGTCAAGGGACAGGATCCAGTTGCCGCAGCCTGATCTTGTGGAGCTCCTGTAGCAGTTCATGTAACAATAACTCTGATCTGGTTCTATAATCTATACACATGCATTGCACTGTGTAAAGGAACAAACATCTTGAGCTGAGTTGTAATACTTCGCTATGTGAATAAGACATATACCCCAAAATGTTGTTGATCATATTTGAACTGATACACATTCAGTAGTCTCAATTC
Above is a genomic segment from Miscanthus floridulus cultivar M001 chromosome 3, ASM1932011v1, whole genome shotgun sequence containing:
- the LOC136541472 gene encoding uncharacterized protein gives rise to the protein MGKDKEAPKLKEEEKKSKDEVHLKIKSKDKSTGEVDDEKIEAKFVEKEEVKDSGDAAGSAGKGIEGKKDKEKKKKEKSEKGGDDQDDEKVIKKKDKKEKDKKKKEDGEDSEKAEKDKKDKKAKEKDGSESKDSSGEKQEKMKDKKKKEGDKDVGEEKHKKRENKDKKDKKDKEKDGSEPKGSSDEKQEKGKDKKKKDESEEMEQKEGHLENKNDEAAQKDVHMNKEFAGAVDSGTREIKLTDTEPQEREIDSEDSEGKKKNKEEEDKDEVKKKKKDGGEGDEGEKKDKEKNEKKKDKGDKKEDGKKKEGDGEEDGEGKKKDKEKKEKKKDKGAKEKTTDPVKLKAKLEKVDAKLQDLQAKKEDILRQLKGLEESGKGKTNEEKPAHVQEDEGKDTAEVPAHILEQGGESKVKGQDPVAAA